Proteins from one Chitinophaga oryzae genomic window:
- a CDS encoding AcvB/VirJ family lysyl-phosphatidylglycerol hydrolase yields the protein MLSGYLLQTGRWWLMGLLICLALQSTAQSNVNKLPVLVKAPAAGSTAPLILYITGDGGMKKFSVNMLDAFQQHNYPVVALNALKYFWNRKTAQQAAADVAALIRHYQSAWSVSHGVILMGYSLGADVLPFIYNQLPEDVSAQVTQVVFLSPSRFTDMEVHISDMLGRSSNKGMNVTAEINRISGKPVLLVFGRGRKILTWPILRYHITGSWYYLAGILMMKMPTGWRTKF from the coding sequence ATGCTATCCGGATATTTATTACAGACAGGCCGTTGGTGGCTGATGGGATTACTGATATGTTTGGCTTTACAGTCGACGGCGCAGAGCAATGTGAACAAGTTGCCCGTGCTGGTAAAAGCACCGGCGGCGGGCAGCACTGCTCCGCTGATTCTTTATATTACCGGTGATGGCGGGATGAAGAAGTTTTCCGTCAACATGCTGGATGCCTTCCAGCAGCACAACTACCCGGTGGTGGCATTAAATGCCCTGAAATATTTCTGGAACAGGAAAACGGCGCAGCAGGCGGCGGCGGATGTGGCAGCGTTGATCCGCCACTACCAGTCGGCCTGGAGCGTCAGTCATGGCGTAATCCTGATGGGTTATTCCCTGGGCGCCGATGTGTTGCCTTTCATCTACAATCAGTTACCGGAAGATGTGTCTGCGCAGGTGACGCAGGTTGTTTTTTTATCGCCCTCCCGGTTTACCGATATGGAAGTTCATATTTCTGATATGCTGGGACGTTCGTCCAATAAGGGGATGAACGTCACAGCAGAGATCAACCGCATTAGCGGCAAGCCTGTATTGCTGGTATTCGGGCGGGGGAGAAAGATTTTAACCTGGCCGATCTTACGATACCACATTACAGGAAGCTGGTATTACCTGGCGGGCATACTTATGATGAAGATGCCAACGGGGTGGCGGACAAAATTTTAA
- a CDS encoding LytR/AlgR family response regulator transcription factor yields MSRNYFMLRCGDQHEKIPYDELQYLEVMNDHILLHLQDKRLVTTETLDWIMSQLPTSAFLRVHQWYVVAYRHITHLGDDHVLIGDVRIPVNAQALLPLAAAMAGNSPALNELPDSR; encoded by the coding sequence ATGTCCCGTAATTATTTTATGCTTCGCTGCGGTGATCAGCACGAAAAGATACCGTACGACGAACTGCAATACCTCGAAGTGATGAACGACCACATCCTGCTGCATCTGCAGGATAAACGCCTCGTGACTACGGAAACACTCGACTGGATCATGTCGCAGCTGCCCACGTCTGCCTTCCTGCGCGTGCATCAGTGGTATGTTGTGGCCTATCGTCATATCACCCATCTGGGGGACGATCATGTCCTGATCGGCGATGTCAGGATACCGGTCAACGCCCAGGCACTGCTGCCGCTGGCCGCCGCCATGGCCGGCAACTCACCGGCATTAAACGAACTACCGGATAGCCGTTAA